The following proteins come from a genomic window of Miscanthus floridulus cultivar M001 chromosome 2, ASM1932011v1, whole genome shotgun sequence:
- the LOC136538011 gene encoding uncharacterized protein, with the protein MPMEQAFRHCDKDTLKMAMLKHEETFRQQVHELHRLYRIQKLLMRDLKRELKNQRNLSTSPNGSCTEYNIGALSMCTYEHRYAARGRGGHVAAATPTPRTALSLDVVAPVIEYVRSAEEEDDDEAEETDDDAELELTLAVGGGGAKKRYGEYPSGGESLSSSSTESDVLTVSGREWRQARGTPYHKRRPATGLDVVQVEDGVGVQPPPPLLFHWLSLEMA; encoded by the exons ATGCCCATGGAGCAAGCATTCAGGCACTGCGATAAAGACACGCTGAAGATGGCCATGCTGAAACATGAAGAGACTTTCAGACAGCAA GTTCACGAGCTCCATCGCCTATACAGGATTCAGAAGCTTCTGATGCGAGACCTCAAACGGGAGCTCAAGAACCAGAGGAACCTGTCCACCTCGCCGAACGGCAGCTGCACCGAGTACAACATAGGAGCTCTCAGCATGTGCACCTATGAGCACCGCTACGCCGCTCGCGGCCGCGGCGGACACGTAGCAGCGGCGACGCCGACGCCGCGCACCGCTCTCAGCCTCGACGTCGTGGCGCCAGTCATCGAGTACGTGCGGAgcgcggaggaggaggacgacgacgaagcGGAGGAAACCGACGACGACGCAGAGCTGGAGCTCACGCTCGCCGTGGGCGGGGGCGGGGCCAAGAAGAGGTACGGCGAGTACCCGTCCGGTGGGGAGAGTCTCTCGTCGTCGTCCACGGAGTCCGACGTGCTCACCGTCTCCGGCCGTGAGTGGCGTCAGGCGCGCGGCACGCCGTATCACAAGAGGAGGCCGGCGACTGGGCTGGACGTGGTGCAGGTGGAGGACGGCGTCGGggtccagccgccgccgccgctgctgttcCACTGGCTCAGCCTCGAGATGGCATGA
- the LOC136538012 gene encoding uncharacterized protein, translating into MATCRKMARADVAELKQHLVKRLGRERAAKYFAHLTRLLNLKLTKVEFDRLCVSTIGKENIALHNALIRGIIGNALSGVPPPSRQAVTGQSGTTTAPSGQCVGVVLPVVGNVGAVLDSGDGQLAREQGAPVGKVVSVEDGEEVEQVRSAPCVQSRSPITTPLGISVAGGSGMRVRRRLDDPVASCYDSGHLLDTSSLCEGLQRRLHSNGTGVTVQAVNALNCGLDELLRRLIKPCVDLSRVRASSRRISKVNERFAGRMNSLQQPNQGHCTTLQDFAVAVQSDPRLLGPNWPTQIEKIQSMSFGGE; encoded by the coding sequence ATGGCGACCTGCCGCAAGATGGCGCGCGCCGACGTTGCCGAGCTGAAGCAGCACCTGGTGAAGCGGCTGGGCCGGGAGCGGGCGGCCAAGTACTTCGCGCACCTCACCAGGCTGCTGAATCTGAAGCTCACCAAGGTGGAGTTCGACAGGCTCTGCGTCTCCACCATCGGCAAGGAGAACATCGCGCTGCACAACGCGCTCATTAGGGGGATCATAGGCAATGCTCTGTCGGGGGTGCCTCCGCCCAGCCGGCAGGCGGTGACGGGGCAGTCGGGCACCACCACCGCCCCGAGTGGGCAGTGCGTCGGCGTCGTGCTGCCGGTGGTGGGGAATGTGGGGGCAGTGCTTGATTCGGGTGATGGTCAGCTGGCGAGGGAGCAGGGGGCGCCGGTCGGGAAGGTGGTGTCCGTGGAAGATGGGGAGGAGGTGGAGCAGGTCAGGTCTGCTCCGTGCGTCCAGAGCCGGAGCCCGATAACAACGCCATTGGGGATTTCAGTCGCTGGCGGCAGTGGTATGAGGGTAAGGAGGAGGTTGGATGATCCAGTGGCGTCATGCTATGATTCTGGACATTTGCTGGATACGAGTTCTCTGTGCGAGGGTTTGCAGCGGCGGCTGCACAGCAACGGCACTGGAGTGACGGTGCAAGCCGTCAATGCTTTGAATTGTGGATTAGATGAGTTGTTGCGAAGGTTGATTAAACCGTGCGTGGATTTGTCGAGGGTAAGAGCCAGCAGTAGAAGAATTAGCAAAGTCAATGAAAGGTTTGCTGGTAGAATGAATTCGTTGCAACAACCAAATCAGGGTCACTGTACAACGTTGCAAGATTTTGCAGTTGCTGTGCAATCTGATCCACGTTTGCTTGGTCCAAATTGGCCCACACAAATCGAGAAGATACAGTCAATGTCATTTGGAGGAGAGTGA